The DNA segment GGACGCCGCCCCCATGGGAGCCGAAGAACGTCTCGCCGCCCTCAAGTTGGAACTCCCCCCCGCCCCCAAGCCGGTGGCGACGTACGTCACGGCCCTGCGCGTGGGCGAATTCCTCTACGTCTCCGGCCACGGCCCGGTGAAGTCCGACGGCTCGCTGATCCTCGGCAAGGTGGGCGTCGACCTCGATCTGGAAGCCGGCGCGGCCGCCGCTCGGCAGACCGGCCTGGCGATCCTGGCGACCCTCAAGGCCCACCTGGGCTCGCTCGACAAGGTCGTCCGCCTCGTGAAGACGCTCGGCCTGGTCAACTGCCCGGCCGACTACAAGGACCAGCCCAAGGTCATCAACGGCTACTCGAACCTCATGCAGGAGGTCTTCGGCGAGGCCGGCGTCGGCACCCGGAGCGCCTTCGGCGCGGGCTCGCTCCCCGGCGGCATGGCCGTCGAGATCGAGGCCATCTTCCAGGTGAAGGACTGACCCATCACATGGGACGCCTCGACGGCGTGCGCTGCCTGATCGTCGGCGGGACCAGCGGGATCGGTCTGGCGACCGTCCGCCGGTTCCTCGCCGAGGGCGCGACCGTCGTGACCTGCGGGCGCACTCCCGAATCCTGCGGGGAAGGGCTGGCGACGTTCGGCCCCTCCCCGCCCACAAACCTGAAGGCGATCCCCGCCGACGCCTCCGCGCCCGACGAGGTCGAGCGACTCTTCGCCGAGGCGCTCGACTTCCTCGACGGTCGGCTCGATGTGGTCTTCCACGTCGCCGGCATCAGCGGCCGGCGTTTCGGCGACGGCCCGTTGCACGAGTGCACCGACGAGGGCTGGGACGTCGTCTTGAACGCCAACGCCCGTTCAACTTTCCTCTCGAACCGCTCGGCGGTGCGTCAGATGCTGTCGCAGCCGATCGACGCCCACGGCCTTCGCGGGACGGTTCTGAACATGGCCTCCGTGCTCGCCTGGTCCCCCGCGCCGGACTACTTCGGGACGATCGCCTACGCGGCGAGCAAGGGAGCCGTCCGGGCGATGACGACCGCATCAGCGTCTCGGTACGCCCGCGACCGGATCCGCTTCAACCTGATCGCACCGGCCCTGATCGAGACCCCGATGGCCGCCCGGGCCTGCGGCGACCCGGCCATCCGGTCGTACCTCGAGGCCAAGCAGCCGATGGCCGGCGGCCCCGGCATGGCCGAGGACTGCGCGGAGGCCGCATTGTTCCTCTGCGAACCGGCCTCGCGGTTCACGACCGGGGTCGAGTTGAACGTCGACGGCGGCTGGTGCGTCTCGGAGGGCCGCCTCCCCCCTGCCCTGAATTCAGGAACGCCATGAGCGAAGACGTCCTCTCTCAGTATCTTCGAGCCGCCCGCGCGGGGCTGGACGCGATTGAGTCCACGCAGCTTCCGGCCGTCCGCTCGGCCGCCCGTCTCTTCGCCGAGGCCATCCTCGCCGACCGCCTGGTGCACGTCTTCGGTACGGGGCATTCGAGGATGGCCGTGGAGGAGATGTTCCCGCGCTACGGGTCGTTCCCGGGGTTTCATCCGATCGTGGAGCTGTCGATGAGCTTCCACAACCCGGTCGTGGGGGCGAACGGTCAGCGGCAGGCGATGTTTCTGGAGAACGTTCAGGGCTTCGGCCCGGTCCTGTGGCGGAACTTCGTCACCAGCCCGGCCGACGTGCTCCTCGCCGTCTCCAGCAGCGGCTGCAACGCGGTGACCATCGACGTGGCCGTGGAGGCCAAACGTCTCGGCATGAAAGTCGTCGCGCTGACCTCGCGGACGAACGCCGACGTCTCGACCTCGAAGCACGAGTCCGGCCGAAAGCTCCACGAAATCGCCGACCTGATCCTCGATCACCAGGCGCCGGCGGGCGACTCCGCCGTCTGGATCGACGGCCTCGCGACCCCCGTCGCTCCGATTTCGACCGTAACCGGCTGCACCCTCATCAACCTGACCAAGGCCGAGACCGCCCGCCTGCTCACCGAGGCCGGCCGACCGCCCAAGGTGTTGACCTCCGCCTGCCACCTCGGCCCCGAGGGCGCGCGGAGGCTCTTCGAGGAGACCTACGACGACTACCGACGCCGCATCGGAGTCCTCTATCGATGAATCTCGTTCGTTGCGGCTGGGCGAAGGACGATCTGTCGATCCGCTACCACGACGAGGAATGGGGCGTGCCGGTTCACGACGACCGCCGCTGGTTCGAGTTCCTGATCCTCGAAGGGGCGCAGGCCGGCCTGAGTTGGGACACGATCCTCCGCAAGCGCGAGAGCTACCGAACCGCCTTCGCGGACTTCGATCCCGTCGTTGTCGCCCGGTTCGACGAGGACAACGCCGCCCGACTGCTAGGCGATCCGGGGATCGTTCGCAATCGACTCAAGATCGCCTCGGCCATCCGAAACGCCGGGGCGTTCCTGAAGGTCCAGGACGAGTTCGGGACGTTCGACGCATTCATCTGGCGGTTCGTCGAAGGCCGCCCGGTGCGGAACGCCTGGCGGACGCTGAAAGAGGTCCCCGCCAGCACATCGATCTCCGACGTGATGAGCAAGGACCTCAAACGTCGCGGCTTCAACTTCGTCGGCTCGACGATCTGCTACGCGATGATGCAGGCGACGGGGATGGTCAACGATCATCTGATCGACTGCTTCCGCCATCGCGTCGTGGAGTGAGAATCACCGCGGGCGGTTGACGACTTCGAAGCTCTCGCCGCCGATCTTGCCCGCGAGCTTGCCGTGAAGTTCGGCCGCGGAGGGGAGCGTCAGTTCCGGCGATTCGTAGCGGGCTCCCGTCCCCGCGCTGGCCTTTTCCGCGAGCGCCACCGGCTTGCCCGAGGCG comes from the Paludisphaera rhizosphaerae genome and includes:
- a CDS encoding RidA family protein, encoding MGAEERLAALKLELPPAPKPVATYVTALRVGEFLYVSGHGPVKSDGSLILGKVGVDLDLEAGAAAARQTGLAILATLKAHLGSLDKVVRLVKTLGLVNCPADYKDQPKVINGYSNLMQEVFGEAGVGTRSAFGAGSLPGGMAVEIEAIFQVKD
- a CDS encoding SDR family NAD(P)-dependent oxidoreductase, with amino-acid sequence MGRLDGVRCLIVGGTSGIGLATVRRFLAEGATVVTCGRTPESCGEGLATFGPSPPTNLKAIPADASAPDEVERLFAEALDFLDGRLDVVFHVAGISGRRFGDGPLHECTDEGWDVVLNANARSTFLSNRSAVRQMLSQPIDAHGLRGTVLNMASVLAWSPAPDYFGTIAYAASKGAVRAMTTASASRYARDRIRFNLIAPALIETPMAARACGDPAIRSYLEAKQPMAGGPGMAEDCAEAALFLCEPASRFTTGVELNVDGGWCVSEGRLPPALNSGTP
- a CDS encoding sugar isomerase domain-containing protein yields the protein MSEDVLSQYLRAARAGLDAIESTQLPAVRSAARLFAEAILADRLVHVFGTGHSRMAVEEMFPRYGSFPGFHPIVELSMSFHNPVVGANGQRQAMFLENVQGFGPVLWRNFVTSPADVLLAVSSSGCNAVTIDVAVEAKRLGMKVVALTSRTNADVSTSKHESGRKLHEIADLILDHQAPAGDSAVWIDGLATPVAPISTVTGCTLINLTKAETARLLTEAGRPPKVLTSACHLGPEGARRLFEETYDDYRRRIGVLYR
- a CDS encoding DNA-3-methyladenine glycosylase I, with protein sequence MNLVRCGWAKDDLSIRYHDEEWGVPVHDDRRWFEFLILEGAQAGLSWDTILRKRESYRTAFADFDPVVVARFDEDNAARLLGDPGIVRNRLKIASAIRNAGAFLKVQDEFGTFDAFIWRFVEGRPVRNAWRTLKEVPASTSISDVMSKDLKRRGFNFVGSTICYAMMQATGMVNDHLIDCFRHRVVE